AAATGGTTTGGCAATTCCCGATTCCAGTTCCAAATCCAACAATTCTCTTGGAAATTCATTTCCGGCCTCAATATAGGCATCCAGTTCGTAAAGCAGGCAGCACTTTAGTTTGCCACAGGCACCGGCCATTTTCTGAGCTGATGGCGATAAGCCTTGTTTCAATGCCGCTTCCGACGAAATGCTGGAAAAATCAGTACGCCAGCTGGAGCAGCATAATTCGCGTCCACACGAGCCTATCCCGCCTACCAATCCAGCTTCCTGGCGTGCGCCAATCTGTTTCATTTCAATTTTTATGCGAAACTCGCGGGCATAATGCTTAATTAGTTCCCTAAAATCAACACGACCTTCGGCAATGTAATAAAATATGGCTTTTTTATTGTCGCCTCTAAACTCCACGTCACCAATCTTCATCGCCAGGCCCAAATCTGCAGCAAGCTGCCGGGCACTAATCATGGTTTCTTTTTCCCGATTCCTGGCAATATTCAGCTGTTCAATATCGTTTTCGCTAGCCTTGCGGTAAACCACATTTAAGGTATAGCGCGATGGGTTTTTTACCCGAAGCTTAAACTGTTTTTCAGCCAGGTAGCCGGTTAGCGTAACCTCCCCAACATCATGACCGGGCGAGGTGGCAACAACTATTTTGTCTCCGCGCTTTAGTGGAATGTTTTCAAGATTTTTGAAATATTCTTTGCGGGTCGACTTAAATTTTACTTCAACAATATCCGATTTATCAGTGGTATCCGGCAAATCACTTAGCCAGTCGTATCCTTGTGTTAAACTATTTGTTGAATTATTATTGAACGAACATCCATTACAACTCATATAATCCTCTCTGCTTTCTTTCAGCCACACTTCATGCTTAAACTGTTATCACGTTTATCTTTCTGCAGCTGTTATAAATAATTCAGTGCAAAGATTGAAAAAAGAATTGAATTTTCTAATCTGGAACAAGTCTAAATTAAAATATTGCCTTTTCCTGAGGAAGGATTTAGGCTTTTTTTGTTCCTTTATACCTTAAAAGTACTACACGATTAAGCACCTATGAAACTTATTAAAAAGCTTCTTATTGTAATTTTAACGGGCATGGCAGCAAATGTTTTTGCTTTTCAATTATCCAACAAGGCAAAGGTAAGTATAATCACCTGCAGCCCCGGAAACGAGATGTATTCGGTTTATGGACATTCGGCCATTCGCGTGCACGATCCGCTATTAAATTACGACGTGGCTTTTAATTATGGTATTTTTGATTTTAGCAGTCCGAACTTTTTATACCGTTTTGCTGCCGGCCAAACCGACTATTTGCTTGGCGCCTACCGGTTTAACTCTTTTTTAAAAGAATACAAAAACGACAAACGCAGTGTTTTCGAGCAAGAGCTAAACCTTAGCGCTCAGGAGAAACAAAATATTTTAGATTTCCTGTTGTGGAATGCAAGGCCCGAAAACCGGGTTTACCGATACAATTTCTTTTTTGACAACTGTGCCACACGTGTGCGCGACGTTATTGCCCAAAATGTAGTTGGTGGCATTAGCTATACAAAGGGTGCGGCCGGCAAAACCCTGCGAACACTAATAAAAGATTATCACGGGAAATTGCCTTGGCTGAATTTTGGTATCGATTTTCTGGTAAGTGCCGATTCAGACCGCGAGGCAACTCTGCAAGAAGAAATGTTTCTGCCCGACTATGTAATGCAGCATTTTGCTTCGGCCAAACGAAACGACAACGGGAACCCTATAACCAAACCGGTTACGGTAATTTACAAAGCTCCTGAGCAAGACTTTACTGCTTCATGGCTGCTTCGGCCACTCACAGTTGTTGTTGTACTGTTTTTTGTAATTGCTTTTGCCACGTTTAAACAGTATAAAAACAAAAGGCTGAATGTTTCGCTTGACATACTGCTTTTCGGGCTAAACGGATTAGGAGGCTTGTTGCTTACCTGGTTTACCATTTACTCCGAGCATCCGGCCATGAGCCCCAATTACAACCTGCTGTGGCTTGTGCCTGTTAACCTGTTGTTTGCCTTGCTAATGATGCGAAAAAAATGGCGGTCGGTCACCAGTTATTATCACCTTTTTTATGCAGCCTGGATGATTGTTTTTGTAGCAATAGCCGGTTTCCTTCAACAAAAATTCCATCCTGTGTTTTTTGTTCTTTGTGGTATTCTATTCATCCGCTCGTTAGCCCATGCGGTGTTTACAATTAATTCCCTGCACAAAACAAAAGGGTAGTTTTGCTGCCCCTTGTTGAAAAGTTTGGATGAACAAAGCTGTATTGAATTTCCAGCATGCGAGGAAACGATTATCTTTGCTCAACTATGGCTAAAAAGGATAAAAAATATGTAGAAACCCCGCTGATGAAACAATATTACAGTATTAAGGATAAGCATCCTGACGCTGTTTTGTTATTTCGGGTTGGCGATTTTTACGAAACATTTGGAGAAGATGCCATAAAAGCGGCTGAAATATTGGGAATTACCTTAACACGCAGAGCCAACGGTGCAGCAAGTTATGTCGAACTTGCCGGATTTCCGCATCACGCACTCGACACCTATTTGCCTAAACTGGTACGGGCCGGGCAGCGGGTAGCGATTTGCGAGCAGTTGGAAGATCCTAAAATGACCAAGAAAATTGTTAAGCGCGGAATCACGGAACTGGTAACTCCGGGGGTGAGCATAAACGACAATATTCTTGAAAATCGTGAAAATAACTTTTTAGCGTCTGTTCATTTCGATAAAAAAAGGGCAGGTGTTGCTTTTCTTGATATTTCAACGGGCGAGTTTCTTACAGCAGAAGGAAATTTTGAATACATTGATAAGCTGCTGAATTCGTTTCAGCCCAAAGAAGTGTTGTACCAGCGAGGCCGCGGACATGAATTCAACGAGCTTTTTGGCACCAAATTCTATACTTTTAACCTGGAAGACTGGGTGTATACCCCGGATGCTGCAAACGACCGGCTGACACGCCATTTCGAAACAAGTTCATTAAAAGGCTTTGGGGTGCAAAACATGCAGTTAGCCATTATCGCGTCGGGTGCGGTGTTGCATTACCTCGATATTACCCAGCATCAAAAACTGAGTCATATCTCGGGTTTAAGCCGCATTGAAGAAGAACATTACGTTTGGCTCGACCGTTTTACCATTCGTAATTTAGAATTATTTGCCCCCCTGCACGAAAGTGGTAAAGCACTGATAAACGTTATTGACAAAACAATTACCCCCATGGGCTCGCGTTTATTAAAACGCTGGATGGCTTTGCCTTTAAAAGATATCGATCCGATTAACGAACGCCTTGAAGTGGTGGAGCTTTACCTTAAAGACCCCGACACAAAAGAAAACCTTGAAGAGCACCTCCGTCAAATGGGCGATCTCGAACGCCTGATTTCAAAAGTTGCTGTGGGAAGGATAAACCCACGCGAGGTTGTTCAGGTAAAAAATGCACTGTCAGCAATAATACCAATAAAAAACGCCTGTGCACAGGTTGATAATCAGGCACTAAACCGTTTTGCCGAGCAGCTGAATCCCTGCGATCTGATTCGGGAGCGAATTTCAAACGAAATTGTTGCCGATCCGCCCACAGCCATTAACAAAGGAAAAGTAATTGCCGAAGGTGTTTCGGAAGAACTGGACGAACTTCGAAAAATTGCTTATTCAGGAAAAGATTACCTCGCACAAATTCAGCAGCGCGAAAGTGAAAAACACGGAATTCCATCGTTAAAAATTAGCTTTAATAATGTATTTGGCTACTACATTGAAGTTCGGAATACACACAAGGAGAAAGTACCTGCCGACTGGATTCGTAAACAAACGCTAGTAAGTGCCGAACGATATATTACTGAAGAGCTTAAAGAATACGAACAAAAAATTCTGGGGGCCGAGGAAAAAATTCAGGTGCTGGAGAGTAAGCTTTTTGGCGAACTGGTTTTTGCCTTGTCGGAATACATTTCGGCTATACAATTGAACTCCAACATCCTGGCACAAATCGATTGCCTGCTGTCGTACGCCACTTGTGCAAATGCGTATAAATATTTCCGTCCGGAGGTAAATGAAGCCACATCTATCGAAATAAAGGAAGGAAGGCATCCCGTAATCGAACATCAGCTGCCGGTAGGCGAATCGTATATTGCCAACGATGTGCTGCTCGACCAGGAAGACCAGCAGATAATTATAATAACCGGGCCAAACATGGCTGGTAAATCAGCTTTGTTGCGCCAAACAGCATTAATTGTACTGATGGCCCAAATGGGTTCGTTTGTTCCGGCACAGGTGGCCAAAATTGGCTTTGTGGATAAAATCTTTACACGCGTTGGTGCATCGGATAATATTTCGTTGGGTGAATCAACATTTATGGTTGAAATGAACGAGGCAGCCAGTATTTTGAATAATGTTTCGGACCGCAGCCTTATCCTCTTTGACGAACTGGGCAGGGGAACCTCTACTTACGACGGTATTTCTATTGCCTGGTCGATAGTAGAGCACCTGCACGAACATGCCTATGCCAAAGCAAAAACATTATTTGCTACCCACTACCACGAGCTCAACGAAATGGAAGGCGCCTTTGGCCGGGTGAAAAACTACAACGTTTCGATAAAAGAAGTAGGCAACAAAGTAATCTTTTTACGAAAACTGGTACGCGGGGGCAGTAACCACAGCTTTGGTATACATGTGGCAGGAATGGCCGGAATGCCAAAATCGGTAATAAAACGTGCCGAACAAATATTAAAAAAACTTGAAGGCGGAAAAGAAAAAGAAAATTTAAGTAAACCGCTGGAAGAAATAGGAGAAAACAGAGAAGGCATGCAACTCAGCTTTTTTCAGCTGGACGACCCTGTTTTAAAGCAAATTAGAGACGAAATTGCCGGCCTCGATGTTAATAACCTTACGCCAATTGAGGCGCTGAACAAGTTAAATGAAATAAAGAAATTAACAGGAATTTCTTAAAGGAACCCAATTATTTTTGCCAGATAAAAAAATAGCAATATATTTGCATCGCTTTAAAAAAGCACGTTCTAGGAAATATGCGAGAATAGCTCAGTTGGTAGAGCACGACCTTGCCAAGGTCGGGGTCGCGGGTTCGAGTCCCGTTTCTCGCTCATACACGATATATCCAAAGGATGCCCGGGTGGTGGAATTGGTAGACACGTTGGACTTAAAATCCAATGATCATTATGATCGTGCGGGTTCAAGTCCCGCCTCGGGTACCATTTTTTTTGCGAGAATAGCTCAGTTGGTAGAGCACGACCTTGCCAAGGTCGGGGTCGCGGGTTCGAGTCCCGTTTCTCGCTCGCTAAAGGTTTTACATGTTTGTAAAGCCTTTTTTAATGCCTGCAAATTTACAATCTATATAAAATCTTGAATCTTTTACCTGTGCACAGGGTAGACTTAAACAGAAGAGTGCCTTGTTAAAACAAGCGATAATCTTTCAAAAAAAATCAGCTTGATTTTGTTAGCAATTCTTTTGTCTGGGAGTCAAACAGCAGCATTCCTTCTTTTTTTTCGCCAAGCTGGCCCAGCAGTTCTCCTTTCTCGTTCCAAACTGATGATTTTCCGGCGCATTCGTATCCTCCCGATTTCCCCACATAGTTGGCCATAAAGGTTAGCAATTTTTTATCGCTGGCGATGTTACGTAGTTTTTTTAGTTCGGCATCAATACCGTTAACCGAGCTTAATACACTTGCCACATAAATGCCTGCATTATTTTGTTGTGCATAGGCACAATGCTCCTCTTGTCCGGCTTCGTAACAAATGGCTGGTGCTACTACCCCGGTATCAAAAGGCAGTACCATCGGATTTTTTCCTGCAGTAAAAACCGTTTTTTCAGGTGGGTATAAATGCTGCTTCGAATAATTTATTCGTTCCATATTCGCCTGAAAAATTACCATACTAACAAATACAAGGCCCTCTTCTCTTGTTGGCATTCCAACACCAATGGTAATGTTATTCTCATCGCTTAGTTTTTGAAACTCATCGAGTCTGGGGTCGTTTTTATGAGTAGCCAGCTGCGCCGCTAAATCGGGCTCGTAACCGGTTAACGATAACTCCGGAAAGACCACAAAATCCGCATTTAGCACAATGGCTTGCTTTATCCATTTTAAGTGGTTCTCGATATTTTTCTCGATGTTGCCGCTAAGGGCTTTTATTTGGGCTATTGCAATTCTCATCGCTGCTCTTCGGTGTTTTTAATGGTTATTTTTGTTGGAGCATCTGAAAGATAAAACACCCGTTTTGCAATCAGGATGTTTTAGTTCATTGCTGCGTTTTTAATATACTCTTTTGGGCTAAGCCCGGTTTTCTTTTTAAACAAGCGCGAAAAATATTGCGGATATTCAAACCCCAGCATATAAGCTGTTTCCGCTATTGAAGCTTTTGGTACCAGCAATAAATTTTTGGCTTCATCAACCAAATATAAGTTAATTTGATCAACTGCTGTTTTGCCGGTTTCTGCTTTTATCGTATCGCGCATATATCTGTGGCTAACACCTAATTTACCGGCCAGCCATTCAACCGTTGGGATTCCGTTTTCTTCCAATTGATTGGATTCAAAATAATCATTCAAAACTTCTTTAAACCTCGTAAACAGGGCTTTGTTTATTTCTTTACGGTTCAGGAACTGACGTTTGTAAAAGCGGTCGGCATATTTTAACAGCGCTTCAAGATGTGATAGAATAATTTCCTTACTAAACTCATCCTGATTATTGTTATACTCCGCCTCAATCCCTTTAAAAATCAGCTTAATTATCTTCTCCTCTTTTGGCGAAAGATGCAAGGCCTCGTTTACGTTGTAGTTAAAGAAGTTATATTTTTTAATTCGCTTTTGAATATCAAGTCCCCGAATAAAATCTTCGTGAAAAGCAATAAACCACGACTCGGAACTTACCACAATGTTTTTTACAATATAGGTTTGATTAGGCGCAGAAAACAACAAGGTGCCTGTTTCGCAATCGTATTTTGTTCGGCCATAAAGAATTTCGCCCGAAACAATTTTTTTAAGGCTGATGAGGTAAAACTGATTACTATAGCTCAGTTCTTCGTTGGATGCTACACATTTCTTAATATCGTTATCATTTAAGGTTTTGTTAGCTATGCAAAAAAGAGGATTTTCGGGTTCGGGTAAACCATGAGCCTTATTAAATTCCGTAATTGTTTTAAAATCTATATTCTTCATTGTTACAAATTTAGTACGTAGAAAGAGAAACCTTTAAGTTCGCATTATTTTTCTACTAATTCTAATTGTTCTTTATAAGCCATAATACGGGCATGGGCAGTGCCGTCAATCAACAAAATAACGATAAGCATGGCAATGGTTGTTATACTTATTGCCCGCCAAACCGGGTTACCGGTAAAAATAATTACCAATGCTGCTGCAATAATAAGAACCGGAATAATTTTGAATACCTGTAAACTGTATTCTTTTAAAGTTCTGTCAACTCGTGCATTTTCTGCTTCTACAAAGGCAACAACATCCTGCTTATAGGCCCCTGGAAAGTTAGCGACCCTGGCTTTATTGCTGAAAAATAATCCGAATCCGATTATTAACAGCATAATCCCTGCAACTAATGTTGGAATAATGTACGCTCGTGCCAAATCGGTTTTTCCTAAGTGCCAAAAGCCTACACTTGCCGCTA
Above is a genomic segment from uncultured Draconibacterium sp. containing:
- a CDS encoding carbon-nitrogen hydrolase family protein, whose protein sequence is MRIAIAQIKALSGNIEKNIENHLKWIKQAIVLNADFVVFPELSLTGYEPDLAAQLATHKNDPRLDEFQKLSDENNITIGVGMPTREEGLVFVSMVIFQANMERINYSKQHLYPPEKTVFTAGKNPMVLPFDTGVVAPAICYEAGQEEHCAYAQQNNAGIYVASVLSSVNGIDAELKKLRNIASDKKLLTFMANYVGKSGGYECAGKSSVWNEKGELLGQLGEKKEGMLLFDSQTKELLTKSS
- a CDS encoding helix-turn-helix transcriptional regulator translates to MKNIDFKTITEFNKAHGLPEPENPLFCIANKTLNDNDIKKCVASNEELSYSNQFYLISLKKIVSGEILYGRTKYDCETGTLLFSAPNQTYIVKNIVVSSESWFIAFHEDFIRGLDIQKRIKKYNFFNYNVNEALHLSPKEEKIIKLIFKGIEAEYNNNQDEFSKEIILSHLEALLKYADRFYKRQFLNRKEINKALFTRFKEVLNDYFESNQLEENGIPTVEWLAGKLGVSHRYMRDTIKAETGKTAVDQINLYLVDEAKNLLLVPKASIAETAYMLGFEYPQYFSRLFKKKTGLSPKEYIKNAAMN
- the mutS gene encoding DNA mismatch repair protein MutS, encoding MAKKDKKYVETPLMKQYYSIKDKHPDAVLLFRVGDFYETFGEDAIKAAEILGITLTRRANGAASYVELAGFPHHALDTYLPKLVRAGQRVAICEQLEDPKMTKKIVKRGITELVTPGVSINDNILENRENNFLASVHFDKKRAGVAFLDISTGEFLTAEGNFEYIDKLLNSFQPKEVLYQRGRGHEFNELFGTKFYTFNLEDWVYTPDAANDRLTRHFETSSLKGFGVQNMQLAIIASGAVLHYLDITQHQKLSHISGLSRIEEEHYVWLDRFTIRNLELFAPLHESGKALINVIDKTITPMGSRLLKRWMALPLKDIDPINERLEVVELYLKDPDTKENLEEHLRQMGDLERLISKVAVGRINPREVVQVKNALSAIIPIKNACAQVDNQALNRFAEQLNPCDLIRERISNEIVADPPTAINKGKVIAEGVSEELDELRKIAYSGKDYLAQIQQRESEKHGIPSLKISFNNVFGYYIEVRNTHKEKVPADWIRKQTLVSAERYITEELKEYEQKILGAEEKIQVLESKLFGELVFALSEYISAIQLNSNILAQIDCLLSYATCANAYKYFRPEVNEATSIEIKEGRHPVIEHQLPVGESYIANDVLLDQEDQQIIIITGPNMAGKSALLRQTALIVLMAQMGSFVPAQVAKIGFVDKIFTRVGASDNISLGESTFMVEMNEAASILNNVSDRSLILFDELGRGTSTYDGISIAWSIVEHLHEHAYAKAKTLFATHYHELNEMEGAFGRVKNYNVSIKEVGNKVIFLRKLVRGGSNHSFGIHVAGMAGMPKSVIKRAEQILKKLEGGKEKENLSKPLEEIGENREGMQLSFFQLDDPVLKQIRDEIAGLDVNNLTPIEALNKLNEIKKLTGIS
- the ricT gene encoding regulatory iron-sulfur-containing complex subunit RicT; this translates as MSCNGCSFNNNSTNSLTQGYDWLSDLPDTTDKSDIVEVKFKSTRKEYFKNLENIPLKRGDKIVVATSPGHDVGEVTLTGYLAEKQFKLRVKNPSRYTLNVVYRKASENDIEQLNIARNREKETMISARQLAADLGLAMKIGDVEFRGDNKKAIFYYIAEGRVDFRELIKHYAREFRIKIEMKQIGARQEAGLVGGIGSCGRELCCSSWRTDFSSISSEAALKQGLSPSAQKMAGACGKLKCCLLYELDAYIEAGNEFPRELLDLELESGIAKPFKTDYLKKEIWYGLEGSMGTTFNLSLKQVRDIIQKNKRGIKPEVNALRAQPKEQNKMEVTLDERLDRFDNKKPKRNKKRRNNRGPRNSDGNNTQKQNTAANEPNKQGRRKSNNPRSNRKQNFKAKRGSAAKSQKQ
- a CDS encoding DUF4105 domain-containing protein, yielding MKLIKKLLIVILTGMAANVFAFQLSNKAKVSIITCSPGNEMYSVYGHSAIRVHDPLLNYDVAFNYGIFDFSSPNFLYRFAAGQTDYLLGAYRFNSFLKEYKNDKRSVFEQELNLSAQEKQNILDFLLWNARPENRVYRYNFFFDNCATRVRDVIAQNVVGGISYTKGAAGKTLRTLIKDYHGKLPWLNFGIDFLVSADSDREATLQEEMFLPDYVMQHFASAKRNDNGNPITKPVTVIYKAPEQDFTASWLLRPLTVVVVLFFVIAFATFKQYKNKRLNVSLDILLFGLNGLGGLLLTWFTIYSEHPAMSPNYNLLWLVPVNLLFALLMMRKKWRSVTSYYHLFYAAWMIVFVAIAGFLQQKFHPVFFVLCGILFIRSLAHAVFTINSLHKTKG